A window of Pseudophryne corroboree isolate aPseCor3 chromosome 1, aPseCor3.hap2, whole genome shotgun sequence genomic DNA:
CAAGTATATGTTGGTGACAATATTGCAAGCCATCACCAGTATTGTTTTTTTAGATCTGTCCAAAACAACTTCTATTTATCAAATATTTAGCAATTTACACATAGGGTGCAAATCAATTGATTTCTATGAAATGTTGATTCACTATTCAAATGTTTTTATTACGCTAGCCGCGTAAAGCAGTTAAACCGGTCTAAATTTCTGGGTGTGAAAAGTGCGCCCAAACAGGTCTCTTTTCGCACATGCCGGCCTGTGTTTGCCCCTTGTCCCAGCTCCAGTTCAGCTTTGCCACCTTTGCCTTCTGCATTTAAAGCACACAAGCCTCCATACTACCTTGGCCCATACACCTCTCACCCTTTGCACCTTACTAGCCCTTTTTCCACCTGGGCTTCAATGTCAGTATATTACCTCTGCCATTCAGTCCTCACTGCCACCAaggcctcatcatcatcatcatcaaggccTCCCATTACTCTGGCCTTCATCAACAGACAtacagtcatacctcccaactttcgactTGGAGGATTCGGAACCTGCGGCGCCCAAAAATGGGTCAGGCTTCAGGCGGGTGGGCAGGGCCTTGGGTGGAGGGCGAGGGGCTtagtgctccctgagcagctgggcagcccccggctaacCCTCCCTATACTGATAgatgcatgcgcacggcatctattccgtgatcaccggctgctttgcagagctgcgggacagtgtccaattagcgggactgtccggaTGCATTTGGGACATATGATACCGTGTCTGATTTACCACCTTCTCTTCAATAGATCCTATAACTAATCCTGATCCATATCTCCATCAGCATCTTATTGCTTCATCCAGTCTACCTCTGATATTCAGCTTTATTTCATTTTACTTATCTGTATTCTCCCAGTGTTTATCGTGTCTCCATATGTAGATTATCCTGTTGCTGTCTGGTGTGTTTTATCATTTTTTCCAGCTTTTAGCATCTGTCATTGCCTCACATACTGCCTACTGTTACTTCAGCCTTCTCACCCTGGAATTtccgctgtattactgccccctagATGACCACTCGGTTCCCCTTAGTCTATCATCCCTACTGGCTCCTATTGTCTCTTTTACCCCTTCTTTTTAGAATGTAAGTTTTATGGGCTGGGTGCAGTGCACCACCTTATTTCTCATATCCGTACACGATTCTTCTACTTCCTGCATCCCAGTATATTTCATGCTTAATTAGTCCTATCTGCACTTTACTCAATCTGCATCCTTTCATCTTATTATTTGCAACCTGCCCACTAGTCACATTGACACTGAGTAATGTCTTCTCAAAGCATTCAGGCAGTGTTTCTAGGAGACCTTAGTAGCCTCAGTTAACAGGAACTCCTCTTCCCTAAGTGTACACCTGCTAATCATGGTAAAATGGAAGAATGTCCCTTTAAAGTATATGtccactcagagccggccataggcataggcaaactaggcaattgcctagggcatttgatatgcataggggcatcagcagcttctgctgattaaaatgatatgcggcatgcccaggggtggatccagaacaaaatgacagggggggcaccacaataggggaaggaagggggggttcggcacatgtgctcctgtgaaaagggtgtggcattgtaacaaggggtttggcctcacagagaatgccatacccatgcgtcacgccctcgtcttcatcacgctgggggcatggagtactagggcagtgggtgacaggatgagagtgcggggacagtgagtgagcagggacaggcctggtaggggacaaggcgatgtgcggggacaggcctggtaggggacagggtgagtgtgcggggacagggtgagtgtgcggggacaggcctggtaggggacagggcaagtgtgcagggacaggcctggtacgggacagggtgagtgtgcggggacagggcaagtgtgcggggacaggtctggtaggggacagggcaagtgtgtttttagttacagcgtccctttctgtaattattttgttatagtccccatttttgttggagtggtccacctgcttttgttttttcttatagtgctcctccttttctgttttttgttatatacccctcagctcctgccagtgtgtttttaatatagtgccctctgtcaggggcgtcagaatgatttcacgctgggggggggggcaagtttgaatttcattctggcgcccctgctgtggtgccgatctcctctccttcaaacaccccccccccctccctcccctccgcttCCGCTGTGGTGCTGGTCGCTCTCCTTCAGTGCGGGAGGCGCTTACCTCTGCATCCCCGTGGGCGGCATCCAAAGCAGGGTGCGGTGTCCCCTCTTCTGTAATACCCAGCTGTCTCCTGAatggtgatgcattactgggagaaggcgtggcccacagccatgcctcctcccagtaatacatcaccaattgagagacagccggctagtacagaaaggggcGACGCATCATGTTTGTGGGGGGGTCAAgctggcctccccccccccccccccccgttccgacgcctatGCCCTCTGTCCCCCGTCCTGTTTTCAGCATCTACCTGTCCTCTGACGTCCacccacctcacagcagcaaagcctgctttcttctcccggctcccctgtcaggctgtggcagtgtcgcatcctaattacagcagatgtgcgacgttgccgggagccgggactggcgctgctgtaagggacacggaggcaatgcacgctaacacagctgactacgcaccctgttactgtatggtatcagtggcaaacgcaggattttcatgggggggggggggttccgtacgtatgtgtgtttgtaattgagcagccagcacactgcacaagctgtgtgtgtgtgtgtgtgtgtgtatgtatacacatatatatatatatatatatatatacacatacatacatacacacacagaacatctgtacatagacatacacacacatactgtacacagcatacatgcgtacacagtttacatgcacacatcatacacacacacagtatacatgcacacagcatactatacatacacacactatacatacatatacacagtatatatgcacacagcatacacacacactatacatgcacacagcatactgtacatacatacacacacacacacacacacacacacacacacacactatacatgcacacacagtacacatgcatacagcatatatacatagttacacacacacacacacacacacacacacactatacatttacatagcaatacacacactcattaacagtaaacggaaccccctcctcaccttatacTACTCACAAACTACAAtgggagccgaagacagcagccactgcctcacgtagctctgtctcatggccccttgaactgcctgagaggagctgagtgcttccgctgcagctccccctacaggcagccaccaccagcagcagcagccaggttctcactgtcactcggacgggttcactacgatctgccggcggccggcctcccggcgaccagcataccggcgccgggaggccggccgccggcttaccgacagtgtggcgagcgcaaatgagccccttgtgggctcgctgcgctcgccacgctacgcgcgccacactattttattctccctccaggggggtcgtggacccccacgagggagaataagtgtcggtatgccggctgtcgggctcccagcgccggtatgctggtcgccgggagcccgaccgccggcatactgaagaccaccccactcggacagtgtaaggagcaGGGAGCTGCTTAAAAAGCTTCtcctcgttaaaaaaaaaaaaattggacggcAGCGATGATGGATCGGAGGCCAGGGAGGGTTTCTAGGTACTCTGAAACCCcctccctgcgtgcgcgtatgggtaTGGCTCTGGGCAATCATAGCTGCACATGGGAGGTGCAGCTAAAATGAAAGTTAAAAAGAAATCTTccttctaaatgacaggggggggggcacgtgcctgggtgccccccccccccccccctggatccgccactgggcatgcctatattctgtttatagcatttcttatgcagatacagccacagtctcacacaatatataggcatgctgcacatcattttaatcagcagaatctactTGTGCAcccaagccacatagcaatgcaaataagatgcattttcataaaaaaggtgcccgacgttagcaatgaggcaagatttatgaggacacatctgtatccaagcagaggcagaggtcacagtgttagtggcagtgtgagtgctgtgtgcatatgagtgggttggttgtgcagtagtgttcggaatatgtgtaaggagcattatgtgtgtcatgtaaaaatgcattaataatgtgcaacatatgtgtaaggggcactatgtgtgtcattatgtgtataagggcattaataatgtgcggcatatgtgtaacagggtactactgttggtgtgtcattatgtgtataggggcactaataatgtgcagcaaatgtgtagggggcactatgtgtgtcattatgtgtataagggcattaataatgtgtggcatatatgtaagggacattatgtgtaaaagggcattaataaaggttgtcataatgtgtaaggtgcattatgtttataaggacagtaatactgtgcattactgtgtggaattaagtgtataaatgcattactaatgtgtggcattatgtgtataaggtactctactatgtggcgttgtgcatagaaagggcactactgtgtcatctaatgtgaataaagagcaattgggtgtggtgtaatgtgaataaggagcaatttagagtgatgtaatgtgaataagggtctctactgtgaggagtaacgtttataaggtaaagtgatactactgtgagatgtaacatgaattatggacactatcgcatgatcaaatgtgaataaagttgtagtactgtgtggcgtaattggggttacaattgtgtagccatgccccttgccaacaaaaacacacccctttttgggctgtgtgccaaatgtgcaaactgttcctatgtaaaatatagggggatacaaacaccaaaataaggactgctatgggtgagaggtgatggtgctgggaaagaggtgcaaggtcaaaggcggaaccagcggtggtgctagggggcatcagccaaaatcttgcctaaggcatcatattggttagggccggctctgtgtccaCTTGTGGTCAGTTTTATCACACACCTAAATGTAGAAGCCCTACGTTAACTCATACAACAGTTGTTAAAAATACTGTGACAGCAGTTGTGACTGTAATACCTGGAGATGATCAAAAGAAGACTAACCAACTGACAGACTATCCACAATAAGAACTACAGACAGGGCCATATACCTCCTACACTTAGGTGTGACCTAacacggaggtgtggccacgccacctttattttaaccccccccccccccccccccacaaaacctGTGAAAAAAGTCGGGCACCTCCAACAGCcccgggcctgggtaattagtacaaaTCCCCTTTGACACCACTGGCAATAGATCATTTATCTGTGTGAGTGATACAATTAATTGCCCTTTGATTTTACTTTAGATGTTATGTCTACAAAAATGTTCCTTTATATAATATCTGTAGTCAGTCCATTCTCTCAGCTGATATGCAGCTACCATTATTGTCCATACAGATGCTGCGAGGTCCATGATAACTGCTACTCCCAAGCCATGGCACTCTCCAGCTGTGGTGGGCTAGTAGATAACCCATATACCAGGAGTTACCAATACACCTGTTCTGGAACAAGTATCACCTGTACATGTAAGTACTCACATATACGGCAATTATAAAATCAGCTACTTCTTGTTTTGCAGCTACTGACCCTTTATGTAAAATGTCTGCATTGTATAGTTACTGAATAAGATGCTCTATTATAGTACACCAAAATGAATGCCTTGTCCAGCCTTCCTCCATCTGGTGGGAAAATATACATTAACAGAGAAACAAGCCTACAAACACGAACACGCccattcacagacacacacacacacacacacacacacacacacacacacacacacacacacacacacacacacacacacacacacacacacattatgtaaATAATGTCATCACCTATTTGATACAATTTATCTTTACACCATAAATGAACTGGCTTACCCTGAATGTGACAGTCTGTTTGTCTCTCGACAGCTTATAGTGATGCCTGTGCTCAGTTTATCTGCAATTGTGACCGCGCTGCTGCCGTCTGCTTCTCCAGATCACCATACAACCCAGGCTACAAAGACCTTGACAAAAACAAAAACTGCTAAGTTGTCTCCTCTGATATTCTGTATGATATCATCCGAACTGAGATCAAGTAATAAACATAGCGGTATATGTGCAAGTGTGTGGACCTGTTATATTGtttcttgtacattttgtattactGTGAAGCATGGCTTCTCAACCTTAATGGCACAACTACTGTACACATTTTctcattattactattattgttgtttatttatatggcgcacaaaggttctgcagcacctaacagaatacataaacaaatgagcaagacAAGAAAACGACTGATGCTATGTACACATTATGTGATCCCATATGATACAATATCGTATGATATTGTATAATATATCATATCAGATTTGGAtttgtgtgtacacactacaaacgatgtctagaaacaaagtcatcactggagttTAAACCCACACAATATGGCCTCctcaagactgcatgcagtccgaCGTACGACGTTGCATGCTACCCGCGGGAGCGCACATCGTACGTTGGATCATGcctacacattatgcaatatcattTAGGACTGAACAATATCATTCAGATTGTGGACAATACTGCATAGTGTGTATCGGccat
This region includes:
- the PLA2G1B gene encoding phospholipase A2, yielding MMLRFFAVLLAVTCTYASPHNRALWQFHSLIKCAIPNSEPLKEYNNYGCYCGLGGKGTPKDALDRCCEVHDNCYSQAMALSSCGGLVDNPYTRSYQYTCSGTSITCTSYSDACAQFICNCDRAAAVCFSRSPYNPGYKDLDKNKNC